The genomic interval ATCGGAATTTGAATTATTCTTGTTAATGGTTTAACTCTCTGCTAATATTGATTATTAGTTACTGTGTCCAGCAGTGCTTTGCAAGACGGCTTATTCCAatgccagatttttttttaataaactcgAAAGAAGTACATTCATTCTTAAGCATCTGTTTGGATTTTGATCTTTTAGTCATtcaaagcttaaaaaaaaaaaaaaccacaaacatCCAGCACTTGGTTGTGGCTGGCTGCTTTATGTTACAATGGAGGCCCGCCCACCTAAAAGATGGATGCAGCTCATTTCTCAGTACCATATCCACCCTGCATGCCTATAGCACACAGCACACATTCAGTGTGAAGCAGATAACATGCTGACTTCTAAATAAAATCTTGCAAGACATTGATAAGCTTTAAAATTCAAAGGTCTCTTAATCACAATGTTTAttacaaaagcaataaaaaatattgagatTTCGACAGAACTAAATGTATATtgtaatttgtaagaaataaGCTCCTGCAAGAAGTCGTTCTTAATGCTGTTTATTCATTTTACCTGATACCATTCTTCAGATTTGTTACTTGAAACATTTTGTATGCAAAATGTTGGTATAAAAATTTGTTACTCCAAAAAACAGCATTTTGGGTAACCCTTTAAGTGATCCCTGCTTTCTGCTTGTATTTCAAAACCATCAAAGATCAAACTTCCTTTTTTCCTTGGAGATTTACTCCTTTGGTAGCCATGGTTGTAAATGGTTTACTTATTAGTAATTAATAGCCTTAAACTAGCTCCAGTTGCATTAGCTGCATGCTATATTGCATCACTTTTGTTTTGATCATATGAGACAGGGCTGCACAAAATTCACTTTGATTGCATGTTTGTCTTGATTTTTCAGGTTAACTTGTCTCTTGTAAGTGGTACAATGCAAACAGCTGAGATTTAGTTGCTGCTGTTAGTATGGGTTGAACTTTTTTTCCTGCACACTAATCTCCTCTGCTTTgaaattacataaataaaaggTCACTCACAGGAACCAtcccttttatttttattttctgttggTAAATGTTTTAAAGAATACTTTTTACAACTTGCACATGCATATACTAGCAGGTCACTGGAGCATATGAAATATACACAGTGTATATTCAGCACAGTGCCAACCTaagtataaataataataattgatactttattgatccccgtggggaaattgtttttacgcctccctcaacttgctctttgtagagtaagttgtccgcgaagggcaaccacctgttggggtgcccagggagttgggggttaagggccttgctcaaggacccacagatgtgctgaggctgggtttgaaccggcgaccttctgattacaggtacacaggcttagcccactgagcctcaCACTAATTCAAACTGCGTAGCTGTCAATTATGTTACTGTGGTATCATACATGCTGCAGTAGATGCGCAAGGTGCTTTTTGAAGGCTGGGGTGACAACCCAGTCCTGCTTCAGCAGTAGGAGCAGCAGACATCTACATGCTCAGCTGGGGGACTTACTAACCAGGGCtgcctgggatttgaacagaCAGGCTGTGTTGCCTGGCTTTTGTATCGTACTTCCTGCTGTTACGTTTATGAGGGCATGCACATACAGAAACGCACTCAGTGAGGAAGTCGAGGGGGGTGGGGTACATTCCAGCCGTTAGCCCACAGGCTTGGTCtgttccctccctccctttccCCCCCCAGTGGAAACAGATGCAGTGTGTTTCAGCGAGCAGTGAGCCCCTGTGTCCCAGCCATTTGCCCACATCTTCATGCTAGCTGCAGGTGCTCTTCTCCATTCAATCCCCCTTTCCCCAGGACTATGAGGTAGGGCTTCACCTTCTAACTGGAGGACTTAATGTATTTCCTGAATGCTCATAGTTCGATCTACGTTAATGAAAATGCATCCTGGCAAAATGTAAAGCTTTACAGAGTAAAGCAGTAATGCTGTGTGCGAGCACAAGTGCACTGAGGTTTGGTGTCTTGCTGACCCAGAGTGATTAATAAAAGCTCTGCATAACACCTGTAAGTGTAAAATAACCCTCATTCTGACTCTAGCAGGTGtctcctttgtgtgtgtgtgttacagtggGGGGTGCATCAGGTCAGCCTTGCATTGTGAGCTATACTGTAGTTCAGAATGTGTTGCAAAAGGTTGTGGCCTGATCCTGCCCCCTACTAAGGGTCAGCTATATGGTATATTTTATATCTGATCGACATATTTCACCAATATTAGACAAACTGCACTTTACCCGAAACAGAAATCCATTGATCAGAGCTTCCCGATTCCTTTATAAACCCTGCTGTGTATGAGGTTGCACATACAAGGTGGTGGCACACAGGACTGCACTGAAATACAGGGCAAACACGGAACTACTTGCTTTTCAGAGGTTTTGTCTGTGTGCCGGATGAGGTGCACAGCTTAGGTCAATATAATCGGCATTGCAACAGCACTGCAGATACAACCTGAGCCAGAATGTTTAATATCATTGTCCACATCTGCATGGATTGTTCCTGTGGTTTAAAAGGTACTCTGTTTTTGCAGAGATCCCCAAGATTAACAAAGGGAGAGAATATCGTTGGTACAGAGGGACACTGAAGGACCACATCATTGTCCCCACCAGAAAATCCCACAGTAAGTATGAATGAAAGAAACTGGACTTGCTTTAACAGTGAGGCAGTCCATATGAACACTATAGGGTAAGTGTCTGTCCCGTTTACATCTCTGTTGTACAATGTACATACGCAATTAAAGTTCATTCACCGAAATCAGCGTTGTGTTCTGTTTGGTGGATACGGACATCGGCTTGTTGATTGATATTCTGTAGTGCACCATGGCAACGGAAACCTGATATCCAAGTGCACCCAGGTGGCCTGCTGTTAACTGAAGAAACATTAAGCACAGTAATGCTTTCAAAGGTTGCAGCTATATTTAATGCAGAGAAATATACAATGTGCCTATTTCTAATGAAAGTATAACAGGTATTCACCATATTTAAATACAATAGCACTTCGTAGTCATTGTTAAACCAAAGCAACAGCTATTCATTGCCATGGAGTACTTTACATCATCATTTTATAAAGAAATGGTGAATATAGCAGCCCCAGATCTTAGAACATATTAGTGCTGGGCTAGCAAAGCTACAAAACAGCACACTAAGGCTCTGTTATATCATTTCCTGTTCTGATTTAAACTGGTGACGTTAGCTAGTTATATTGTGGAGAATATAAATCAGAAGAAATGGGGGAAGACCTGTAAAATGTACACCCTGGACATTTAATACTAAGCTGAATATGGAGGTATGAGGAAATTTGCCACACAAAAGACACCATAAAGGTCCATCTAGGCCTCACATCACTTCAAGGAGGGGTTCACTATATCTGTACCTTGGGTAACAGTTTGTGTGCAATCAGACAGGTCTTGTCTGAAATATTGGTTTAAAATAAGTGAATAAGGTCTTATTTCTCTGAAGAGAAAGTCAGTCCATACATTGATTATACAGAAATGAGttccaaaataaaattaagtatCGGAGAGGGAGACAATGACActtcagtttcaggaaatggacatgacaaaaaaaaataaaaaatactcaGGGTTCTGCCCAGGCATGACTACCTCTCACCCAAAAACTTCCTTGATGGGAGCACAACTGGTTTCAAGGGCTACATTGTATGCTGGTTTTTTTGAACCTCAACATGACAAATACCTTTAAgctgaaaaacacccaaaaccaGCTAACATCACAACCTGAGAATATGGTATTTCTCACCCGTGATCTTTGGGATCCTGGAACAACAGGAAGATCTTTCAGTGAACAATATATTGACCAGGCATGCATGTCACTGCAGCCTTTACTACTTTACCCCAAATTTTGACGCAGAGTATGATACAGTACATTAGTGTCTAATGTATGTGGGCAAGATCACAGGCAAAAAGTATTAAATGGAGAGCAAATAACCAAGAATCAAATACTGCAAAAAAGCCTGGTGGAAACTGACTGGCCTTAAAATTTAAGAACACTTGCTTTGAAGAGGAGTTACAACTTCACACTCTGCCTCCCACTGTGTTCCATGGGAAAGGGGCACGAGTAACTCCGGTTGTAAAATCGGACCCAAAAGGCAGATTTCCAGGGGAGGGTGGGTCGGGGGGTGGTGTATTCTTTGAATCGCATGATGCAGAGCGTTATTCGTGAAAACAGAATTCTGGGCAGGCAGTATTTATAGGAGTTCTTGTCCTCAAAAGCATAGAGCACGCTGTGTGCGACTCCGTGCATCTCCCAGGGATAATCGTATTCTTTGCACACAGGCAGCCCATTCCCAATGGGCTCAAGCTCTTAGTGAAACTGTAGGGCCAAGAGACTCAGTCACTCCATCATCCTGGGCTAGTCTTTCATCTTGATGGATATGGCTGGGGCCATACTCAATGATAAAGACCAAGGCTGCGCAGGAATGTCCTGAACTTGGTTTGGGGTGCAGTTGACCTTTGATCCAAGGCGTGCATGTCACTGTAGCTGGACTCTGTATGCACAGATGAGCAGCTTGACCTGGTGGGCCAACAGGAGGggagacaaaaaaaattcagaacATGCATtaggtacaaaaaaaaacattaaaactgaaaacagCAGAACTTGGTTTGGTGATTCTCAAGGCTAATTCCTCAGTAATTAGTACATTGTTTCAATGAATGTCTCCAGCTTAATATACTGTTATTTAATGCAGTAACTGAAATTACTTAATTTGTCTCACCAAATCCCACTCAGTAATTCCATGATACTGTGCTCATTCATACTCCTATTGCCCCCAGACCTGCTCTGAACATGCACAATACATTTATTATTGCTGATTTTTGATCTCTGAATACTTGTATCCTTCAAAACTGACTCGGTGTTTTCGAGGCTCCTGTGACCAGTCAAGGTGAACAGTCTTACCTTGGCAGTGGGGGACTCTGCCAGTCGTATAAAAAGCTTATTGAGACCCGGTACTGGACTGAATGAGTAAATGAAGTGACTATCCTGGAAAggagagaaacaggacacacagATGGGCAGTATGGTAAGCCATAGAAAATAACTGATGTTCATAGCTAACAAGCACTTGTCCATACCTATATATGGCCACAAACACATTGCCACCTTtagaaattattaaaataagttAAATGACTACATATTCAGCTCTGGTATTGCATGTCATATCACCACCTTCAGAAACCCCTGAATAGTTCACTTAGCTCACCAGGAAGATGGGAAGTTGGAACTTGTCATTGAGCACAACAGCATGGACACTACAAGGCCCACATAGTCTAGCCGTGATCTCGCTCAGGAAGTTGGCATGAAAGATGAAGAGAAGGATGCCTGTTCCTGGAAGAGAAGCGAACCTGGGTCACATGGGTTTCCGCTTAGCCCACTACACCTTTAACGTGCGCAGATGTACCTTATACATACCCTCAGGGGGGGTGTGCAGGGGAGCTTTGTAGTTAAATTCCAAGGAGAAGTCTGGACCCTCACAAAGCCGATGGCAAGCTAATGGAAAGACGGGCTCCAGTACAGCCAGCCGCGTCTCAAAATACGCCCGAATGGTGTCTTCGGCCACACTAGATAGCCTGCATGATTTGGGGTAGTGGGGGAACAGGGATGAGCTGTGAGTCATAACAGTACTTTATTTGGTTGCCTAGACCTGAGATGTACATTAGGCAGGCTGAGACATGCATGTCAAGGCAACATTTTCCAAGGCCTGAGTGATATGTTCCACTGTACAGGAAGCTGGCTTGTTAAAGAGCACCTGTTTAATGAGGCTGTGCCTCTTTGTTGCACATAGTCTGGACAACAGGTCTTCTCAGCCCTTTCTGAACTTACGTCGCCATGTGGTCCTTGATGTGATCATAGACCATGATGTTGTTGCTCAGTTTGGCGAAATGCATGGCATTGTTCTGATGTTTAGATAAGATGTTGCAGTCAGCCCCATACTCCAGCAAAAGACGTACAATGTCTGCATTTCCTCTCTTACATGCCTGGAAGAagattcagaaaaaaacaatcaagAAGATAGTTCACGTTAAGTATTATAACACCAACAACATTCCATTTTAAACAGTTAATCCTCTGACTGACAAACACACCTTCATGAGAGCCGTTTCGCCACTCAGCGTCTGGGCGTTGACGTAGGCCCCTGCTTCTAGGAGTATGGCAACCGTTGTCAAGAAGTTCTGAGACAAATTACAAAGTTCAGGGATGGACACATGCACAAAATGTACAAATAAGACTAACAATGATTTGAGAAATTAATGTAATACAAAAGCAAAGTACAACAAAATTCATTTGGTTGTGTGaatgaaaaaaatctttcagcCAGACAGGCAAGGATAGGCATGGAATAGATGGATGAACATTAAACTGTTAAATGTATGGGAACACTGTATAGAAGCGACAAATGAAGATGGGGTAAGTGTGAAGGCAGCAAGGGCCAGATACCATACCTTTTCTGCTGCGTGCATCAGGGCCGTGCTGCCGTTCTTCTGCCGGCCGTTCACCCGCGCTCCCTTCTTGATCAGCAGCCGCAGGATATCGTCCTGCCCGCCGGCTGCCGCCAGCATGGCCAAAGACATCCCACTCGAGTCCTGCATTCAAATAGATTCTCTGAGGGCCTCTCCCAAAGCCTCATAGTTCTGCAGACTTGCCATTAGCTGTAAACTGGGTCTACCCATGTTCCTGAGAGAGCTTGCCCTACCTCCTGATCTAGGTTGTAGTCCTCTTTGGAATTAAGTGCCAACCGTACTGCCAGGTAATCGCCACTCTTCACCGCCTCTCGAAACTCACCTACAGTAGTAAATGAGTACAGAGTACATGAAGAATAAGCAATATTTAATCCCTCTATTTACAGTAATTCGTTTGTCTTTTAAACATAATGGGTCTTTCCCCAACAAATGTTTCTCTATAGATTTCAGGAAAACAATGTGTAAAAACATTACACCTTCTCCCGCAAGTAGAATGCATGAAACCGATTGTTTTAAATAgtttacttttataatgttctAATAAATTTGTTTGGGTGATTTTTCAGCAGCAATAATGGCCAATACTAAACAATAATTTCCAAAAAGATAGTCCTTCACTAACAAACATGGCCAGATTAATCAAACTTACTAAAAACAGGTAAATCACAATTTGGGTTTCTTTCTGAACATTAAGCGGGATACCAGCTATGCAATGTCTGTATATCCAGTCGCACTCACTTGGAGATATGGTTGCAGCAGACATAACCTCATCTTCCCCATTCAAGTGCTTCTGAAAATCCTCCAGTGTCATCCAGTCCAGTTTCAGGTCCACCCCAAGGTTCAGGGAagcctgccccctgtctgtcacAGCATACACCACACACTCCGGTTACAGAACTAACAGCAATGCTTACAGATAGAACAGTATTCTGATACTCAGAGCAATTTCTGGAATTTGAAATGaattgagggggaaaaaagcaaatcTGCTAAGGCTAAACTTAAGAAAAACTCCAATAAATTCCATTGTGCAATAGGTTTCACAATGGTTAAAGAATATTATACATTCAATGCTACGTAAATGTTGTATGTTAAACATTCAATGTCATGCAAATGTTAGGGTGAGTGAAACAAGCTGAACCGTAGTAGGGTTATGGTGGTGTCCCCTTAATGCTCGAGTTACTTTATTAGAAGTCAAACAATTATAAGCGGATCATGAATGAAATGAAAGCATTTTCTAAAAAGCTAAGAATAGAGATGCACCAATCGACCAGCCAGGCCCCAAAATCAGTCAATTTTCAGCATGCTTGGCCCAGACCAGAGACTAGCCGGTCAGTCTATTTCCAATACCGAACCGTTCCATTTTACACATACACCACATGTCATGCACACAGCGTGGCAGGCAATAGCCTCGCAGCCACACGTTAACGTATCATTAGCATAGCATGTGAGTGAAGATGACACAAAGCTTGCAATTTGTAATACATGTAAAGCCAAAGAGAAAACGTGGTGAAACATCGGAgcacctttgaactgattattGAACATACAccagataatcttgaaaataaataatcaataaaattgCTAGGCTAGCTaagtttttttcctatgacagagtaaaaaagTTTTAGCGGAACTTTAACCCCCTGCGGTATAATGTCCGTATAGTACGGACGTAGGGTAAATTGTaaataacagaatgcaatgacagAAATCTCAAACtgatattttattcacaacagaacatataaaacatgtaaaatgtttaaagtgagATTTTGCTATTTAGTGAAAAATATTGGCttattttgaatttcatgaCAGTAACAagtctcaaaaaagttgggatggGGGCAATAGGAGGCTGGAAAAGTTAGTGGTACAAAAACCCAACAGCTGGAGGGTcaattggcaacaggtcagtaacatgactgggtataaaaagagcatcTTAGAGTTGCAGTGTCTTTCAGAAGTAAAGATGGACAGAGGATCATCAATCCCCCTAATACTGCATCGACAAATAGTGGAACAATTTCAGGAAAAAAGTTCCTTGGTGTAAAATTGCAAAGGGGTTGAAAATatcatctacagtacataatacagtcaaaagattcagagaatctggagaaatctGTGTGTAAGTATTCTGGATGCCCATGATCTTCGGCCCTTAGGCAGCACTGCCTCACAAATAGGCATGATTCTGCAATGGAAATCACTAAATGGGCTCAGGAATATTTCCAGAAAACATTATCAGTGAACACAATTCGCCATGCCATCCAAAGATGCCAGTTAAAACTATCATTCAAAGAAGCTGTTGTATTTGAACATGATCCAGAAGCGCTGATGTCTTCTCTAGGCcaaagctcatttaaaatggaTTGTGGCTAAGTGGAAAACTGTTCTGTGGTCAGACGTATCTgacaagaatgggacaacattccTCTCCCAACACTCGAGCAACTGATGATCTCAGTCCCCAGATGTTTacagactgttgttaaaagaagaggggatgccacccagtggtaaacatggccttgtcccaacttttttgagacgtgttgcTGCCATGACGTTCAAAATTCCTTATCTTTTccttaaaatgatacattttctcagattaaacatttgatgtgttttctatgttttgttatgaataaaatatgggtttatgaGATTTCCATATCATTGCATTCTGCTTTTATTTAGTTTGCACAACGTCCCAACTTCATTGTAATTGGGGTTGtatgaaggtaagaaaaagcctgatcttaatctagctcactagcgatgtaagaattgtatgtgcatagaatgcgatgttggtattaataataTAATCCTGCACCTATTATTATTTGGAAGAGTATAGTACACTTTAGTTTTATTTGTAGGTTTGTAACCTATGGACTTTAACACCAgtaagaaggaaaaaaaagggaaaaggtcattgttgtgttgtatcattttccagtatgtttaaattcacCGGATAAGTAagacattcattttatttaaatctgCTGCACCTGCTCTTCTTTGGTAAAGTTGGGTGTACAGTAactcattttcagttaattatTTGTACCTCTTTCCAGTCAGAGTACTTTATTTTGAGACTTGTTTAAGTGATTGAGTTTGGGGGAAATAGTGAAGTCCAACAAATTCTTTcattatgaaaataaaacttTGCATTGAAGAAAagttgatttttgtttgtatgtgttGTCAATtatagttttaagaaaactggaattggcaaaaaaaattgaaatcGGTCACGaatatcggtgcatctctagcaAAGAAGTATCACACTAGTACTGATAATAGCACAGATGTTCACAAGTCTGAATCTAGTCTGAAATCCAAGTCAAGTTTCTGCTTCCAACTTGATATGCATTCCAGGAGCTTTTTCTTCTGAACTGTATTCCATGCAATAACCAATAAGGTTTAATAGTGTAAGAACCACAATTACAAAACCATTTACGCACAATGCCCAAATTcaacataaagaaaaaaacccCATATGTTTAAAGAAAAACTGCACCGACTCTATTATTAAAGGCTGGTTAACATTCACAGAAGTGTGGCTGGGAGTTATTCCAACCTCTGGTGCAGTCAAATACATTGACAGAAAAATGTATAGCTTAAATTTCCAAAGTGCCCATTGTTTTTTGTTATGTAAACTGTATCTATGCTCTATATGAGATTATGAGATGTGTTCGCTGTGCTTATCTTCGCAGTTCTGCCtagctaaaaaaaacacatgaataTGTAGAAAGCTGCGGTAAATTTGAAAAACTGCAAGCTCTTGAAAATATCACGGAGCTTGCAAGATTTTGCACTAATTACTGCAATCCCAAATCACACAATCCTCGGGGGACTAGTTAAAAGATCAGGAAAAgtttccaataaataaaaatatatataatatatatatattttttttttgctcctgcAGAAATGTTCTGCTGTTCATTAAAATATGAAAGATTCTTAATGTTTATGAGTCTTTACACAGAAGTGAAGTCTGAGGACGATTAGGAACAAGTTGCAAGTCTGTGTGTGACTCAAGTCACCAACTCGAGTGTCCATCCCTGGTTAACAGTGAAAGTCTGACTGCTGTTCCGGCCAGGGCAGCTATGAGTATACCCCCCCCCAAGCTTACCAGTGTTCAGGGTCGGTTCCCGTGTCTCCCGACTGTCATCGCAGGCGATGTAGAGGCGTGGCTCGCCATCTTCCTGCTTCCTTTTCTTCTCCTTCCACCTTCCCGCTGCCGGAGCTAATAACTCTTCTGCTGGTTCTGGTGACGCTGCTGGCACCTTCTTCTCCAAGCGATCGCTCCTCACCTCTTCCAACCTTCCCTTCCTCTCCCAGACATCCTCCGGTGTGGTGGTGGTTCTGATCCGTCCTGGCACCTCGTCGTGCTTCTCGTCCTTTTTTTCTGTGGGGCCCTCAGGCCTGCCCTTCACCTGGTCCTTTGCACTCTCAGCTGCCTCCTTGCCCTCTGGTGAATGGTCTAATCTGCTTGGCCTGTCCTCTGCCTCCGCTGGGCTGTTTGTTGGCTGTGAACCTGAGGCAGAGAGAGGCCAAGTAGACTACACCATTCACCAAAGGATATGGAGGTCCAGTCTCAGGTTGCTTAATTCAAATGACCCCCACATTTAATTATAACATCCATACATCAAGTTCACAGTACACGGTTAACGCATCGCTCCAAGCTCCCCGCTACTTACCCTCTGGACCCTTGAACTCCTTATGGGCTTTCTCTAGTTCCAACCTATTCTGCACCACCTCCTTCACTGGCCTTATTCTCTTCTCTGCCTTTGCAGCCTTTAACATATAAGGAGGGGTAAAGTATAAAATTATACATTATTTACAGATGTTTCATTTTAACACTGATGCTGAATTGATGCATGCTGACCTTCATCTTGTGCTCTCCTCGTGTCTCCGTGCTTGAATTCAGCACGTGGACCGTCTGTCTCCTGAGCACCCGGTCCTTGGCCTCAAAGTTCAACAGAAACTTTTCAAAGAGATTGGTGGACCCCAACTGCTCCTTTTCCATGCTCtccttctgcttttttgaagccAGGGCTGAACTAAAGCCCATCCCAGCTCCGTCTTGCCTCTGCTCATCTGGTTCCTTGGCCTTGGCAAAACTAGCTGCAGAAGAGCTTGTCTTCTGAGCCATGCCCTCCTGCACTTTGGCTTTCCCCCTTCGCTGGATGGAGATAGTGGCATCGCTAGAATCGGAAGATGGCAGTCCATGGTCATCGTCCACGCTCCGCTTCACCTTCGCCATACCCCGACTATTCATCAGGTTCTTTAGCTTCTGATGACTGGACTCCCTCAGTGGAGGTGTGGCCTCATGTGGTGACACCTGTTGCTGCACCTTCTTGTTCTTCTTCTCCTGGATGAGGTCCTTGATGCCCTGCAACTTTAGGCTTGCAGGcttgttctttttttgcttGGCCTTCACCTCCTCCCCTGACCTGGGGGGTCCTTCAGGGGGCTCACAGCTCTCTGTGGCAGTCGTATCATCAgtctgcatgctggctgactcAGATGGTGCTTCACTGTTCAAGTCTTCCTCAGCCCGCACCGCCAAAGCCGCCTCCTCTTCGTCCTCCACACGGGGCACGTTCTGCTCATCTTTCCTCCTGCTCTTCTTCTTTTTGATCTCTGCCCGGACCTCCTTCTTGCCTTTGCCTCCATCTTTGGCCTTGTCTTTTGTCTGCCGTTTTGATGCACCAGTGAtctcttcctcttcatcatcttcatcagaCACAAGAGGCCTCTTCTTGGTTTGGACAGTCCTTTTTAATGGTGCTGAAGGTAGAACTGGTTCATTCTCCACCACCTCCGACTCGTTGCCGTCGGACTCGGGTCCCGGCAGCGGCTTCCAGCGCTCCTTCTCCTTCCgccgcttcttcttcttctctatGGTCACATCCTCGGCCTCTGCTTTTgacttcttctttttcttcttcttcttgggtGGAGATTCATCCCTCTTACTCCTGCCACCCTCACTCTCCGAGTCTGCATCAAACAGGTCACTCTTCATCGGCAGCTTCTAACAAACAGGACAGAACAAGGGCTGATGTCATCGTCAGGGGTTTTCTCTTATC from Paramormyrops kingsleyae isolate MSU_618 chromosome 16, PKINGS_0.4, whole genome shotgun sequence carries:
- the LOC140578834 gene encoding M-phase phosphoprotein 8-like isoform X4 — its product is MEVSSAERIEPGDSEQDEEEDVYEVEKIIDMRTEKGEVLYRVRWKNYTSDDDTWEPESHLEDCREVLLAYRRRLAEVKKEAPGLPMKSDLFDADSESEGGRSKRDESPPKKKKKKKKSKAEAEDVTIEKKKKRRKEKERWKPLPGPESDGNESEVVENEPVLPSAPLKRTVQTKKRPLVSDEDDEEEEITGASKRQTKDKAKDGGKGKKEVRAEIKKKKSRRKDEQNVPRVEDEEEAALAVRAEEDLNSEAPSESASMQTDDTTATESCEPPEGPPRSGEEVKAKQKKNKPASLKLQGIKDLIQEKKNKKVQQQVSPHEATPPLRESSHQKLKNLMNSRGMAKVKRSVDDDHGLPSSDSSDATISIQRRGKAKVQEGMAQKTSSSAASFAKAKEPDEQRQDGAGMGFSSALASKKQKESMEKEQLGSTNLFEKFLLNFEAKDRVLRRQTVHVLNSSTETRGEHKMKAAKAEKRIRPVKEVVQNRLELEKAHKEFKGPEGSQPTNSPAEAEDRPSRLDHSPEGKEAAESAKDQVKGRPEGPTEKKDEKHDEVPGRIRTTTTPEDVWERKGRLEEVRSDRLEKKVPAASPEPAEELLAPAAGRWKEKKRKQEDGEPRLYIACDDSRETREPTLNTDRGQASLNLGVDLKLDWMTLEDFQKHLNGEDEVMSAATISPSEFREAVKSGDYLAVRLALNSKEDYNLDQEDSSGMSLAMLAAAGGQDDILRLLIKKGARVNGRQKNGSTALMHAAEKNFLTTVAILLEAGAYVNAQTLSGETALMKACKRGNADIVRLLLEYGADCNILSKHQNNAMHFAKLSNNIMVYDHIKDHMATLSSVAEDTIRAYFETRLAVLEPVFPLACHRLCEGPDFSLEFNYKAPLHTPPEGTGILLFIFHANFLSEITARLCGPCSVHAVVLNDKFQLPIFLDSHFIYSFSPVPGLNKLFIRLAESPTAKVKLLICAYRVQLQ
- the LOC140578834 gene encoding M-phase phosphoprotein 8-like isoform X3; this encodes MEVSSAERIEPGDSEQDEEEDVYEVEKIIDMRTEKGEVLYRVRWKNYTSDDDTWEPESHLEDCREVLLAYRRRLAEVKKEAPGKLPMKSDLFDADSESEGGRSKRDESPPKKKKKKKKSKAEAEDVTIEKKKKRRKEKERWKPLPGPESDGNESEVVENEPVLPSAPLKRTVQTKKRPLVSDEDDEEEEITGASKRQTKDKAKDGGKGKKEVRAEIKKKKSRRKDEQNVPRVEDEEEAALAVRAEEDLNSEAPSESASMQTDDTTATESCEPPEGPPRSGEEVKAKQKKNKPASLKLQGIKDLIQEKKNKKVQQQVSPHEATPPLRESSHQKLKNLMNSRGMAKVKRSVDDDHGLPSSDSSDATISIQRRGKAKVQEGMAQKTSSSAASFAKAKEPDEQRQDGAGMGFSSALASKKQKESMEKEQLGSTNLFEKFLLNFEAKDRVLRRQTVHVLNSSTETRGEHKMKAAKAEKRIRPVKEVVQNRLELEKAHKEFKGPEGSQPTNSPAEAEDRPSRLDHSPEGKEAAESAKDQVKGRPEGPTEKKDEKHDEVPGRIRTTTTPEDVWERKGRLEEVRSDRLEKKVPAASPEPAEELLAPAAGRWKEKKRKQEDGEPRLYIACDDSRETREPTLNTDRGQASLNLGVDLKLDWMTLEDFQKHLNGEDEVMSAATISPSEFREAVKSGDYLAVRLALNSKEDYNLDQEDSSGMSLAMLAAAGGQDDILRLLIKKGARVNGRQKNGSTALMHAAEKNFLTTVAILLEAGAYVNAQTLSGETALMKACKRGNADIVRLLLEYGADCNILSKHQNNAMHFAKLSNNIMVYDHIKDHMATLSSVAEDTIRAYFETRLAVLEPVFPLACHRLCEGPDFSLEFNYKAPLHTPPEGTGILLFIFHANFLSEITARLCGPCSVHAVVLNDKFQLPIFLDSHFIYSFSPVPGLNKLFIRLAESPTAKVKLLICAYRVQLQ
- the LOC140578834 gene encoding M-phase phosphoprotein 8-like isoform X2 translates to MEVSSAERIEPGDSEQDEEEDVYEVEKIIDMRTEKGEVLYRVRWKNYTSDDDTWEPESHLEDCREVLLAYRRRLAEVKKEAPGVEKAQAVGCSAGQSLRLLTDTPQGIVGTHQLQEKEEEVTGPHRGSCRDPLLQLPMKSDLFDADSESEGGRSKRDESPPKKKKKKKKSKAEAEDVTIEKKKKRRKEKERWKPLPGPESDGNESEVVENEPVLPSAPLKRTVQTKKRPLVSDEDDEEEEITGASKRQTKDKAKDGGKGKKEVRAEIKKKKSRRKDEQNVPRVEDEEEAALAVRAEEDLNSEAPSESASMQTDDTTATESCEPPEGPPRSGEEVKAKQKKNKPASLKLQGIKDLIQEKKNKKVQQQVSPHEATPPLRESSHQKLKNLMNSRGMAKVKRSVDDDHGLPSSDSSDATISIQRRGKAKVQEGMAQKTSSSAASFAKAKEPDEQRQDGAGMGFSSALASKKQKESMEKEQLGSTNLFEKFLLNFEAKDRVLRRQTVHVLNSSTETRGEHKMKAAKAEKRIRPVKEVVQNRLELEKAHKEFKGPEGSQPTNSPAEAEDRPSRLDHSPEGKEAAESAKDQVKGRPEGPTEKKDEKHDEVPGRIRTTTTPEDVWERKGRLEEVRSDRLEKKVPAASPEPAEELLAPAAGRWKEKKRKQEDGEPRLYIACDDSRETREPTLNTDRGQASLNLGVDLKLDWMTLEDFQKHLNGEDEVMSAATISPSEFREAVKSGDYLAVRLALNSKEDYNLDQEDSSGMSLAMLAAAGGQDDILRLLIKKGARVNGRQKNGSTALMHAAEKNFLTTVAILLEAGAYVNAQTLSGETALMKACKRGNADIVRLLLEYGADCNILSKHQNNAMHFAKLSNNIMVYDHIKDHMATLSSVAEDTIRAYFETRLAVLEPVFPLACHRLCEGPDFSLEFNYKAPLHTPPEGTGILLFIFHANFLSEITARLCGPCSVHAVVLNDKFQLPIFLDSHFIYSFSPVPGLNKLFIRLAESPTAKVKLLICAYRVQLQ